The DNA window TCGGCGCCCGGCTGCCTGTTCCGATAAAACGACAACCGCCGCGGCCCCATCGGTGATGCCCGAAGAATTTCCCGCCGTGATCGTTCCTCCGGGGCGAAAGACCGGGGTCAGCCGGGCGAGTCCCTCCAGCGTTGTGTCCGGACGAATATGTTCGTCCTCGGAGACCGCGCGCCTTCCTCCCCGTCCGTCGCTCACCTCCAGCGGAAGAATCTCCTCGGCGAATCGCCCGGAACGACGGGCCTGAGCAGCGCGCTGTTGACTCCGCCAGGCATAGGCATCCTGCTCCTGGCGCGAAATCTCGTACTGCTCGGCGAGAATCTCGGCCGTCTCTCCCATGACGAGATGAGAGAGCGGATCGAGGAACCCATCCTTATACATGGCATCGGTAAGCTGATCGTGACCGAGTCGCAATCCCCACCGCGCCCGTTCGATCAGATAGGGAACGCGACTCATGGATTCAGTTCCGCCGGCTACGACGACGTGGGCTCGACCGAGAGCGATTTCCTGAGCCGCCAGCAGGATCGCTTTCAGTCCCGAACCGCAGGCCATATTGACCGTGTAGGCCGGGCGCGTCTCCGGGATCCCGGCGCGATAGGCGATCTGGCGAGCCACATTGGGGCCGACACCCGCTTGACGGGCGCAACCGAAAATCAGTTCGTCCACCTCCGAGGCCTGGACACCAGCCCGGCGCAAGGCTTCGACGACAACCGCCACTCCGAGATCGGCGGCCGTTGCTGTCGCGAGCGCCCCGCCAAACTTCCCAATCGGCGTCCGCACAGCTCCGGCAATGTACGCGTTCACCGTCACCCCTCCGCTCTCTCTCCTGAACGAAGGGGAAATGCTAGCACAGGCTCACCGCTTCCCGGTAGGGAGAGGGCAGCACGGGCAAGTTGTCACGTCCCGGAATCGAGCACTCCACCGGCGTCCTTTCCCGCCGATAAAAATGCCGACGATGTGTTTGCCAGGAGTCTTTGTCTCCTGATATGATAGGCCCCGGTATGACCTTGAGCGTCGAAAGATTCTGGTACAAATTCACGCCCCGAAGGGAGCGAGCCAATCTTTTTGCCGGCTAATCGGACCGGTCTGATCGGCCAGACCAATCGAATTCATCGAATTCATCCCGGTAATTTTCGAAGGAGGTTGTATGGACCAGACAATCATGCTGCCGAAAATTATCACCGATTTACCGGGCCCCAGAGCCAGAGAGATCGTCGAGCGAGACGCGCGGGTTGTCTCCCCCTCGTACACGCGCTCTTATCCGCTGGTGATCCAGCGAGGCTCTGGAGCGATAATCGAGGATGTGGACGGAAATCTCTTCCTCGACTTCAATGCCGGCGTGGCCGTCTGCGCGACCGGTCACGCGCATCCGCGTGTTGTCGAAGCCATCACGCGGCAGGCGAGAGAATTCATTCATCTGGCTTCGGCCGACTACTACTATCCTCACCTCGTGGAACTGGCCGAGAAGCTCCAGCAGGTAACGCCGGGCGATTTCCCCAAGCGCGTCCATTTCGGGAACTCGGGTGCGGAAGCCATCGAATGCGCTTTGAAAGTCGCCCGCTATGCCACGCGGCGGGAGAAGTTCATCGCCTTCTACGGCGCCTTTCACGGGCGCACGCTGGGCGCCCTCTCTCTGACCGCGAGCAAGGCGGCACAACGCCGCGGGTTCGGTCGGCAGGCGCTCGATGTCACGCACATCCCGTATCCCAATCCCCTGCACTGGCCTTACAAGGGGAAGAGCGAGGATGTGGGCGTCGAGTGCATTCGCTTCCTCGAAGACGTCGTCTTCAAGACGTCGGTTCCGCCGGACGAAGTCGCCGCCATCGTCGTCGAACCCATTCAGGGCGAAGGCGGATACATCGTTCCTCCGCGCAGCTTCTTTGAAGAGCTTGACCGGCTCCGTCACAAGTACGGACTGCTCGTCATCGTGGACGAAGTGCAATCGGGGATGGGACGGACGGGGAAACTCTGGGCCTGCGAGCATTTTGACTTTGTGCCCGACATCCTGACGGCGGCCAAGGGGATCGCATCAGGTCTTCCGCTGAGCGCCACGGTAGCGCGGGCCGATCTCATGAACTGGCACGCCGGAGCGCACGCTTCGACTTTCGGCGGGAACCCGGTGGCTATTGCAGCCTCGCTGGCGACATTCGAGTTGCTGGAAGGCGGATTGCTCGACAACTGCCGCGTCATGGGCCAGCGGTTGCTCGAGGGATTGAGGCGCATCGCCGAGAGGCACAGCGACTGCATCGCCGAGGTTCGCGGATTAGGCTTGATGATCGGCGTTGAGTTCGTCACCGATCCCGAGACGCTCGATCCCGATCCCGATCTGCGCGACCGCATCGTGTGGGAATGCTTCCGGCAAGGTCTCGTCGTTCTCGGCTGCGGGGAATCCACGGTGCGCTTCTCCCCACCGCTGGTCGTCACGGCGGAGCAGGTGGATTTCGCTCTCGCTGCTTTTGAGCAAGCCATCACCCGATGTCGGACGGCTTAAGAGTGAGCGCGCCAATCCGGTGACGAGAAAGACATCTGCCGCCTGAACCGAAGACGTGCTGCTCTCGCGTCGGACCGAGAACGGCTTCGCGCCGGCGTCAGGACGGCCGGGGAGCCGATGAGGCGTGAGTATTTGCGTCTGCGGGGGATCCGCCCACCGCCGTCGGGCGGGACTTCAGCCGGAGGTAGAGGATCGTTGCCGCCAGGATGGTCACCACGGCGATGAATTGCGAGGTCGAGAGCGGCCCCACCCACCCCCGCCAGTCATCGCGCACAAACTCAATGAGGAATCGAGCCGCCCCATAAACGATGGCATAGAGGAGAATGAGCTGACCGGGGAAGCGGCGCGTCTTTCTCCGCTGCAACAGCCAGAGGAAAATGAGCACCGATGCCGCGGCTTCGTAGAGTTGCGTCGGGTGCAGGCGCATGGCCGTGGGCGTCCCGACAAAGAGGCGAGCCGCTTCGGGAAACTGCACGCCCCACCAATGCGTTGTCGGCTTGCCCCAGCAACAGCCCGCCGAGAAGCAGCCGAGTCGCCCAATCGCCAATCCTAACGAGACCGCGGGAGCAAAAGCAT is part of the Blastocatellia bacterium genome and encodes:
- a CDS encoding thiolase family protein produces the protein MNAYIAGAVRTPIGKFGGALATATAADLGVAVVVEALRRAGVQASEVDELIFGCARQAGVGPNVARQIAYRAGIPETRPAYTVNMACGSGLKAILLAAQEIALGRAHVVVAGGTESMSRVPYLIERARWGLRLGHDQLTDAMYKDGFLDPLSHLVMGETAEILAEQYEISRQEQDAYAWRSQQRAAQARRSGRFAEEILPLEVSDGRGGRRAVSEDEHIRPDTTLEGLARLTPVFRPGGTITAGNSSGITDGAAAVVVLSEQAAGRR
- the lgt gene encoding prolipoprotein diacylglyceryl transferase — protein: MHPELFRIPYLEITVYTYGVLQATAFLIGLWVAMRHAEQDGMDRARIFNLGVAVIIGSLIGSRLLMVITEWESFRGNWQALFSLQLVQAGGVYYGGFLAGIATALWYARRHALSWWKVADAFAPAVSLGLAIGRLGCFSAGCCWGKPTTHWWGVQFPEAARLFVGTPTAMRLHPTQLYEAAASVLIFLWLLQRRKTRRFPGQLILLYAIVYGAARFLIEFVRDDWRGWVGPLSTSQFIAVVTILAATILYLRLKSRPTAVGGSPADANTHASSAPRPS
- a CDS encoding acetyl ornithine aminotransferase family protein, whose amino-acid sequence is MDQTIMLPKIITDLPGPRAREIVERDARVVSPSYTRSYPLVIQRGSGAIIEDVDGNLFLDFNAGVAVCATGHAHPRVVEAITRQAREFIHLASADYYYPHLVELAEKLQQVTPGDFPKRVHFGNSGAEAIECALKVARYATRREKFIAFYGAFHGRTLGALSLTASKAAQRRGFGRQALDVTHIPYPNPLHWPYKGKSEDVGVECIRFLEDVVFKTSVPPDEVAAIVVEPIQGEGGYIVPPRSFFEELDRLRHKYGLLVIVDEVQSGMGRTGKLWACEHFDFVPDILTAAKGIASGLPLSATVARADLMNWHAGAHASTFGGNPVAIAASLATFELLEGGLLDNCRVMGQRLLEGLRRIAERHSDCIAEVRGLGLMIGVEFVTDPETLDPDPDLRDRIVWECFRQGLVVLGCGESTVRFSPPLVVTAEQVDFALAAFEQAITRCRTA